In Symmachiella dynata, the following are encoded in one genomic region:
- a CDS encoding DUF1501 domain-containing protein yields the protein MLGFYTGNDQTCGGVSRREALRIGGISGLGLSLPNWLRQQALSDEASRPKDVNCIFLWLLGGPSQIETYDLKPHAPVEIRGEFQPIQTATPGLLVNELMPKLAQSSQLYSVIRSMTSTVTGHPLGHYYLNSGRQKLPGFTPAGFGAAVMQQQQSAADVPGFVQLGKTYRPDVGKGGYLGRKFDPIEIRQDPNRGPIDLSNFARPDAVDIDRFDGRQRLLTALDAYQEQVESQAAFGVTDSFYEKAFSILASPKTKQAFDLSQEPDKVRDAYGRNRVGQRMLLARRLIEAGSRFVRVQGYAFRGYDTHFNHWDTMRKELPVYDSAYSALLEDLQDRGMLENTLVVTVGEFGRTPVINKVRGGRDHWSNCFSLTLSGGGIKPGQLIGESDRTGAYPKSRRLTVPDFARTIYHALGLNPHDEFHTNDGRPIVALPQGEVVRELV from the coding sequence ATGCTCGGGTTTTATACGGGGAACGATCAAACCTGCGGCGGGGTTTCCCGGCGGGAGGCGCTTCGCATTGGCGGGATCTCCGGGCTGGGCCTGAGCCTGCCGAATTGGCTGCGGCAGCAAGCGCTGAGCGATGAGGCGTCGCGACCGAAGGATGTGAATTGCATTTTCCTGTGGCTGTTGGGTGGTCCGAGCCAGATTGAGACCTACGACCTCAAGCCGCATGCACCGGTCGAAATTCGTGGCGAGTTTCAGCCGATTCAGACGGCAACGCCGGGACTGCTGGTCAATGAGTTGATGCCCAAGTTGGCACAATCGTCGCAGTTGTATTCGGTCATTCGCTCGATGACTTCCACCGTGACGGGGCATCCGTTGGGGCATTATTATCTGAACTCTGGCCGCCAAAAATTGCCGGGGTTCACTCCCGCTGGTTTCGGCGCTGCTGTGATGCAGCAACAGCAGTCGGCAGCGGATGTTCCCGGATTTGTCCAGTTGGGAAAAACCTATCGTCCCGATGTGGGCAAGGGGGGCTACCTGGGCCGCAAGTTCGATCCCATCGAAATTCGCCAAGACCCCAATCGTGGCCCGATCGATTTGAGCAACTTCGCCCGGCCCGATGCGGTCGACATCGATCGCTTCGACGGGCGACAGCGGTTGTTGACGGCGCTGGATGCCTATCAAGAACAAGTTGAGTCGCAAGCGGCGTTTGGCGTGACCGATTCGTTTTATGAAAAGGCGTTTTCGATACTCGCCTCACCCAAGACAAAACAGGCGTTTGATCTGTCGCAAGAACCGGACAAAGTCCGCGATGCCTACGGCCGCAATCGCGTGGGGCAACGGATGTTGCTCGCGCGTCGGTTGATCGAAGCCGGGTCGCGGTTTGTGCGCGTGCAGGGGTATGCGTTCCGCGGCTACGACACGCACTTCAACCACTGGGACACGATGCGCAAGGAGTTGCCGGTCTACGACAGTGCCTATTCGGCATTGCTGGAAGATTTGCAGGATCGCGGCATGTTGGAAAACACGCTGGTGGTCACGGTCGGCGAATTCGGCCGCACGCCGGTGATCAACAAGGTACGCGGCGGCCGCGATCATTGGTCCAACTGTTTTAGTTTGACCCTCAGCGGCGGGGGAATCAAACCGGGGCAGTTGATCGGCGAAAGTGATCGCACCGGGGCCTATCCCAAGTCACGACGGCTGACCGTGCCCGATTTCGCGCGTACAATCTATCACGCACTGGGGCTGAATCCACACGACGAATTTCACACCAACGACGGCCGGCCAATCGTGGCGCTGCCGCAAGGGGAAGTGGTGCGGGAATTGGTGTAG
- a CDS encoding sugar ABC transporter ATP-binding protein — protein sequence MAKKNPNNDVPVIEIDCVTQRFPGVVALDGVSLAISAGETHAIVGENGAGKSTLMKILAGINCNYQGELRIAGCAVRFASTRDAEAAGVSIIHQELNLVDELSVAANIFLGRELLAGWGFLDDRAMHDKAGELLRTLGCEIPPDTPVARLRVGDQQLVEIAKALLLENRILIMDEPTSALTGVETERLFRVIADLKQQGVTILYISHKMEEVFQLADRITVLRDGQWIATVAPAETNVTAVTHLMVGREIDAEAFAAGRAIGEEVLRVENLRLAVAGSVKRWRLADISFKLHAGEILGIAGLLGAGRTELLEVLFGMAEGETDGEISLCGRNVNFSHPREALQAGMALVAEDRKRLGLFENVDVGANITLSSMEKLTAGGFVSSRAEQHAAEESIAQLGIRTSGPGAAITELSGGNQQKCIIARWLRTQPKVLLLDDPTRGIDVGAKAEIYRLADELCRQGMGIIVTSSELPELLTLCDRIMVLSDGRLTGTFSRDEATEQNLMEAATR from the coding sequence GTGGCTAAAAAAAATCCTAACAACGACGTGCCGGTGATTGAGATCGATTGCGTGACGCAGCGGTTTCCTGGTGTTGTGGCGTTGGATGGTGTGTCGTTGGCGATTTCTGCGGGGGAGACGCATGCGATTGTGGGCGAGAACGGCGCCGGCAAATCGACGTTGATGAAGATCCTGGCGGGGATCAATTGCAATTATCAAGGAGAATTGCGGATCGCCGGGTGTGCGGTGCGGTTTGCCTCAACGCGGGATGCCGAAGCGGCTGGGGTGAGTATTATTCATCAGGAATTGAATCTGGTGGATGAATTGTCGGTAGCGGCGAATATCTTTTTGGGGCGCGAGTTACTGGCGGGGTGGGGATTTCTGGATGACCGCGCCATGCACGACAAGGCGGGGGAGTTGTTGCGGACGTTGGGATGTGAAATTCCACCCGACACGCCGGTGGCGCGGTTACGGGTGGGGGATCAGCAGTTGGTCGAAATCGCCAAGGCGCTGCTGTTGGAAAACCGGATTCTGATCATGGACGAACCGACGTCGGCGCTGACCGGTGTTGAGACGGAGCGGTTGTTTCGCGTGATCGCCGATTTGAAACAACAAGGCGTGACAATCCTGTACATCTCGCACAAGATGGAAGAAGTGTTTCAATTGGCGGACCGCATTACGGTGCTCCGTGATGGGCAGTGGATTGCGACCGTTGCTCCGGCGGAGACCAATGTGACCGCTGTGACCCATCTGATGGTGGGACGCGAAATCGATGCCGAGGCATTTGCCGCTGGCCGCGCGATTGGTGAAGAAGTCCTGCGCGTGGAGAATCTGCGTTTAGCGGTGGCAGGTTCAGTGAAACGTTGGCGGTTAGCTGATATCAGTTTTAAGTTGCATGCCGGTGAGATCCTGGGGATTGCCGGGTTGTTGGGCGCTGGGCGGACGGAGTTGTTGGAAGTGTTGTTCGGTATGGCGGAAGGGGAGACGGACGGCGAGATTTCTCTGTGCGGACGGAACGTGAACTTTTCGCATCCCCGCGAAGCACTGCAGGCGGGCATGGCGTTGGTGGCGGAGGATCGCAAACGGTTGGGGCTGTTTGAGAATGTGGACGTGGGAGCGAATATCACGTTGTCGAGCATGGAGAAATTAACCGCCGGTGGGTTCGTTTCCAGCCGCGCGGAACAGCATGCCGCGGAGGAGTCGATTGCGCAGTTGGGAATTCGGACTTCCGGTCCCGGGGCGGCGATTACGGAATTGAGTGGGGGGAATCAACAAAAATGCATCATCGCGCGGTGGTTGCGGACGCAGCCTAAGGTGTTGTTGTTGGATGACCCGACGCGAGGAATTGATGTGGGGGCCAAGGCGGAGATTTACCGGTTGGCGGATGAACTTTGCCGACAAGGGATGGGGATCATAGTAACATCGAGCGAATTGCCGGAATTATTAACGCTGTGCGACCGGATCATGGTGCTCAGCGACGGGCGTCTGACCGGTACGTTTTCCCGCGACGAGGCCACCGAGCAGAATTTGATGGAAGCGGCTACGCGGTAG
- a CDS encoding ABC transporter permease: MSRNDSNSSNFARWLQRYGNELGLLFAILVVVGITAGMDDSYRQKPSQNAAEILRQASLLGIFALGAATVIIAGGIDLSSGSVIAFSGAICTSIMIALAPVDDAGNLQTRDLGAGILCAAVVGTLLVAVLIGSFHAWLITVIGLPPFIATLASLVGLRSLARVLVQDVTAAVTTQGRNTQIYVNDASFRSWGSRWWIPLVIFLVLSGLMWILMSKTVIGRHLYALGGNEEAAKLSGIRTDRLKWLAYCVGTVTAAIAGILYSSYVGMSNPATQGMGYELNAIAAAVVGGCSLSGGIGTIPGVMLGALFLRVVIDSVAKTVKTNPDEFQGLIVGALVVLAVAFNELRDAGALKKQFFPGGLGVVNIFILSLLGGVITAVMSSDHKLVIGGSTAVVILGVLAFKKFLEMRSRN; the protein is encoded by the coding sequence ATGTCCCGCAATGATTCGAATTCCAGCAATTTCGCGCGCTGGCTGCAGCGGTATGGGAATGAGCTGGGGTTGCTGTTCGCCATATTGGTGGTCGTTGGGATCACTGCCGGCATGGACGATTCCTACAGGCAAAAGCCCAGCCAGAATGCGGCGGAGATCTTGCGGCAAGCGTCGCTGCTGGGGATCTTTGCATTAGGCGCTGCTACGGTGATCATCGCGGGAGGGATTGATCTTTCCAGCGGATCGGTGATCGCCTTCAGTGGGGCGATCTGCACCTCGATTATGATTGCCCTGGCACCGGTCGACGATGCCGGCAATCTGCAGACGCGAGACTTGGGCGCGGGGATTTTATGCGCAGCCGTTGTGGGAACACTGCTGGTGGCGGTGTTGATCGGCAGTTTCCATGCGTGGTTGATTACGGTGATCGGGCTGCCGCCGTTCATCGCGACATTGGCTTCGCTCGTCGGTCTGCGGTCGTTGGCGCGGGTCTTGGTGCAGGACGTAACCGCCGCTGTTACAACGCAAGGCCGCAATACGCAAATCTATGTCAACGACGCGTCCTTCCGCAGTTGGGGGAGCCGCTGGTGGATTCCGCTGGTGATCTTTCTGGTACTGAGCGGATTGATGTGGATTTTGATGAGCAAAACGGTCATCGGTCGGCATTTGTATGCGCTGGGCGGGAATGAAGAGGCGGCCAAGTTGAGCGGGATCCGTACCGATCGCTTGAAGTGGCTGGCGTATTGCGTGGGAACAGTGACCGCCGCGATCGCGGGGATTTTGTACAGCAGCTACGTCGGCATGTCGAACCCGGCGACGCAGGGAATGGGCTATGAGTTGAACGCGATTGCCGCAGCCGTGGTGGGAGGTTGTTCGTTGTCCGGTGGCATCGGCACGATCCCCGGCGTCATGCTCGGCGCTCTGTTTTTGCGGGTGGTGATCGACTCCGTGGCGAAGACCGTGAAGACGAATCCCGATGAGTTTCAGGGTTTGATTGTCGGTGCATTGGTGGTGTTGGCGGTAGCGTTCAACGAATTGCGCGACGCGGGCGCTTTAAAGAAACAATTTTTCCCCGGCGGATTGGGCGTGGTGAATATTTTCATCCTCTCGCTGCTGGGTGGCGTGATCACAGCGGTGATGTCGAGTGACCATAAGCTTGTGATCGGCGGCAGCACGGCGGTGGTGATCTTGGGGGTGTTGGCATTCAAAAAGTTTTTGGAGATGCGGTCGCGGAATTAA
- a CDS encoding response regulator gives MAFEVSDESSRVLIADDNIPNCELLDAYLADEGYEIDMAHDGQAALDRVAAQQPDLILLDIMMPKMSGYEVCQRLKESPSTCDIPIIMVTALNEMGDIEKAVNAGADDFLTKPVNQLELRTRVRSLLRVRHLTNERDRLLAYLSEVESVRDKAP, from the coding sequence ATGGCATTTGAAGTCAGCGACGAATCGTCACGGGTGCTGATCGCCGACGATAATATCCCCAACTGCGAATTGCTCGACGCCTATTTGGCGGACGAGGGGTACGAGATCGATATGGCACATGACGGTCAAGCAGCGCTCGACCGTGTGGCCGCGCAGCAGCCGGATTTGATTTTGTTAGACATCATGATGCCCAAAATGAGCGGCTACGAGGTCTGTCAACGTCTCAAAGAAAGTCCGTCGACCTGCGACATTCCGATCATCATGGTGACTGCGCTCAACGAGATGGGCGATATTGAAAAAGCGGTCAATGCGGGAGCCGATGATTTTCTCACCAAACCGGTGAATCAATTGGAATTACGAACTCGGGTGCGATCATTACTCCGCGTGCGGCATTTGACCAATGAGCGGGACCGTTTGCTGGCCTACTTGTCAGAAGTCGAGTCGGTCCGCGACAAGGCCCCCTGA
- a CDS encoding TIGR04282 family arsenosugar biosynthesis glycosyltransferase, which yields MNKLGIFVKQPTAGRVKTRLARDIGDENAAALYEAFLQSVTLRFAATGDQRSLCYAPAEATPYFEQLAGADYQLWQQPEGDLGARLHGFFAEHLVAAEDRVIVIGSDSPTLPEEYIERGFELLNEADCVVGPAADGGYYLIGMRGRLLPIFAGIAWSGATVLGQTVSRIVDAGATLAMLPVWYDVDTAEDLRLLRGHVRALRHAQSPLNLDAVAQILDKLTDDPY from the coding sequence ATGAATAAATTGGGGATTTTTGTCAAGCAGCCCACCGCGGGTCGCGTGAAAACGCGGTTGGCGCGCGACATCGGCGACGAAAATGCCGCGGCACTTTACGAAGCATTTCTCCAGTCGGTCACACTGCGGTTTGCCGCGACGGGCGATCAACGGTCGCTCTGCTATGCACCGGCCGAAGCGACGCCGTATTTTGAGCAGTTGGCGGGTGCGGACTATCAATTGTGGCAGCAACCGGAGGGGGATCTGGGGGCGCGGCTGCATGGGTTCTTTGCGGAGCATCTGGTCGCTGCGGAAGATCGCGTCATTGTGATCGGTTCGGATAGCCCCACCTTGCCGGAGGAGTACATTGAGCGCGGCTTTGAGCTGTTGAACGAGGCCGATTGCGTGGTTGGCCCGGCGGCGGACGGGGGGTATTATTTGATTGGCATGCGGGGACGTCTGTTGCCTATTTTTGCTGGAATCGCCTGGAGCGGCGCGACGGTTTTGGGCCAGACTGTATCGCGGATTGTCGACGCCGGGGCGACGCTGGCGATGTTGCCGGTGTGGTACGATGTGGACACTGCGGAGGATTTGCGGCTCTTACGGGGGCATGTGCGGGCATTGCGTCATGCGCAAAGTCCGTTAAACTTGGACGCGGTCGCCCAGATTTTGGACAAATTGACGGACGACCCTTATTGA
- a CDS encoding acyltransferase family protein, whose product MKTAYRPNVDVARLLASVAIVVFHTPQAPMKTLTISGLAYFILLLSFFPGENRAKPLDLKKRATRLLVPWLVWCLFYGVVRLASGPPIHFQLNSLLIGPTIHLWFLPFALLGSVICSCYLRATARLSVGAQFALLIPCVLLSQAMLFIPGGNFVAPFGQWLYSFPLIFLGLGIGLAESMTARAHGIAVAVVVLLCLFSWIVVGEVSHFIGGIAVLLALPWKQKDLPRLRWLAGLSMGIYLLHPFFFLVVYKFYPGAAWYVFSIIGFLGALVTSAVLSYWPLSNFLCFGVPIRRIQDRDVVTSS is encoded by the coding sequence ATGAAAACGGCATATCGTCCGAATGTAGATGTTGCTCGATTGCTTGCATCGGTGGCGATCGTGGTTTTTCATACTCCACAGGCGCCGATGAAGACGCTGACAATTAGTGGGCTTGCGTATTTCATCCTTTTGCTTTCGTTTTTTCCAGGTGAAAATCGTGCCAAGCCTCTGGACTTAAAAAAGAGGGCAACGCGATTGCTCGTTCCCTGGCTTGTGTGGTGCCTATTCTATGGAGTGGTGCGGCTTGCCAGCGGACCACCGATTCATTTTCAGCTCAATTCGTTACTGATTGGCCCCACAATTCATCTTTGGTTCCTCCCCTTTGCGTTATTGGGATCCGTCATTTGCAGTTGCTATCTACGAGCGACAGCTCGACTGAGCGTTGGGGCGCAGTTTGCGTTACTGATCCCATGCGTACTGCTTTCTCAGGCGATGCTGTTCATTCCCGGCGGAAACTTTGTTGCTCCATTCGGGCAATGGCTTTACTCGTTTCCGCTCATTTTTTTGGGGTTAGGGATTGGGCTTGCTGAATCAATGACGGCGCGTGCCCATGGAATCGCAGTGGCGGTGGTTGTGCTGCTTTGTCTTTTCAGCTGGATTGTTGTTGGAGAAGTTTCACATTTCATCGGCGGCATTGCGGTCCTGTTGGCGTTACCTTGGAAGCAGAAGGATTTACCGCGACTGCGGTGGCTTGCCGGGTTGAGTATGGGCATCTATTTGCTACACCCATTTTTCTTCCTTGTGGTTTACAAATTCTATCCTGGGGCTGCCTGGTATGTGTTCTCGATAATTGGATTTTTGGGAGCCTTGGTCACATCCGCAGTGCTATCGTATTGGCCGCTGAGCAATTTTCTTTGCTTTGGCGTGCCGATACGTAGAATTCAGGACCGTGATGTGGTCACGAGTTCATAA
- a CDS encoding substrate-binding domain-containing protein, with translation MRVRSTIGECLLLGLAVFLTGCGTAEVPEPVAKRIIILTNGNSPYWDAAATGARDAAAELKVEEAGLTVMVDRNDYEVEGQINKLKQYANSTDVAAVGISVTDAENAAIADELRHLRESGIQVVTIDSDVDRETARDARFAYLGTDNVQGGRELGVAAQGLLPNGGEYATFVGLKGAANAIERIDGVADGLGTSMISKENMGDGGSADTARKNVRDALDRNPNLNLLVGIWSYNTPAIVDIVKELGIRDKVKIVGFDAEPPAIEAMADGMVDVMVVQNPYQMGYQGVKLLKAMVEEDQATIDEIVPGHGGRDGDLCRTGLKVVVPDGTTSLKREMFDPNTEFLTLSEFRAWLREHGLSGS, from the coding sequence ATGCGTGTTCGTTCGACGATTGGCGAGTGTTTGTTGCTCGGTTTGGCGGTTTTCTTGACGGGATGTGGAACTGCTGAAGTTCCCGAACCGGTGGCCAAACGGATTATCATATTGACGAACGGCAACTCCCCCTACTGGGATGCGGCTGCTACGGGCGCGCGTGATGCGGCAGCGGAGTTGAAGGTCGAAGAGGCGGGTCTGACCGTCATGGTCGACCGCAACGACTACGAAGTGGAAGGGCAGATCAACAAACTCAAACAGTACGCAAATTCGACCGACGTGGCTGCTGTGGGAATTTCCGTGACCGACGCAGAAAACGCAGCGATCGCAGATGAATTGCGCCACTTGCGCGAAAGCGGCATTCAGGTGGTCACAATCGATTCCGATGTCGATCGCGAAACCGCCCGCGATGCTCGCTTTGCTTATTTGGGAACCGACAATGTGCAGGGAGGCCGCGAATTGGGAGTGGCCGCCCAGGGCCTTTTGCCCAATGGTGGTGAGTATGCGACGTTCGTGGGCCTAAAGGGGGCCGCGAATGCGATCGAGCGTATCGACGGAGTTGCGGACGGCCTTGGCACTTCGATGATCTCGAAGGAAAACATGGGAGATGGCGGCAGCGCGGATACGGCTAGAAAGAACGTGCGTGATGCGCTGGACCGCAATCCGAATTTGAATCTGTTGGTCGGCATCTGGTCCTACAACACGCCGGCGATTGTCGATATCGTGAAGGAACTGGGGATCCGCGACAAAGTCAAAATCGTGGGCTTTGATGCGGAGCCACCGGCGATTGAAGCCATGGCCGATGGCATGGTGGATGTGATGGTCGTGCAAAATCCATATCAGATGGGCTATCAAGGGGTTAAATTACTCAAGGCGATGGTCGAAGAGGATCAGGCAACGATCGACGAAATTGTGCCTGGCCACGGGGGCCGAGATGGCGATTTATGTCGCACCGGGTTAAAGGTTGTTGTGCCGGATGGGACGACGTCGCTGAAGCGCGAGATGTTCGACCCCAACACAGAATTCCTTACGCTGAGTGAATTTCGCGCCTGGTTGCGTGAGCATGGGTTGAGTGGTTCATGA
- a CDS encoding IS4 family transposase: MARKKAKRVSDADLTGLKYLKRISSLLKRLRPVGCERDKAGNRDLFFDQYCGLILLYMFNPIVTSLRGMQQTSQLKKVQRLLGCQRASLGSLSEAARVFDPELLREIAGELLQRAPQRADCDPRLKDFAQTLTAVDGSLLKKLPQITQACFATRNDRGFKLHAHFEILKGVPVKSAVTDASGQGPANEKNVLRSQLEPDRCYVIDRGYEQFSLFNAIVDVGSSYVCRIRNDRTFTADEVRELDDEARVAGVLEDAIGQLGSPKSRRIEHPQHRVRRVVIRAETHPKRGGRKRAAATHDVVLVTNLLDVPAEILALIYRCRWMIELYFRFLKHVLGCRKLLSDCDNGIEIQTYCAIIACLLISLVTGRKPTLRTYEMLCYYFQGLADEEELLAHINRLPPHATTSV, from the coding sequence GTGGCCAGGAAGAAAGCGAAGCGGGTTTCCGATGCGGATTTGACCGGACTGAAATATCTGAAACGAATCTCTTCGCTGCTCAAACGCTTGCGGCCCGTCGGCTGCGAACGGGACAAAGCGGGCAATCGCGACTTGTTTTTTGATCAGTATTGCGGGTTGATACTGCTGTACATGTTCAACCCGATCGTCACTTCGCTGCGCGGCATGCAACAAACCAGCCAACTCAAAAAAGTGCAGCGCTTGCTGGGCTGCCAACGGGCTTCGCTGGGTTCGTTGTCCGAAGCGGCACGTGTGTTTGACCCGGAATTGCTGCGGGAAATCGCCGGTGAACTGCTCCAGCGCGCTCCGCAACGCGCCGACTGCGACCCGCGGCTGAAAGACTTCGCGCAGACCTTGACCGCCGTCGACGGCAGCCTGCTGAAGAAGCTGCCGCAAATCACGCAGGCCTGTTTTGCCACCCGCAACGATCGCGGTTTTAAGCTGCACGCGCACTTTGAAATCCTCAAAGGCGTGCCTGTCAAATCGGCAGTCACCGACGCCAGCGGCCAAGGACCGGCCAATGAAAAAAACGTGTTGCGCAGCCAATTGGAACCGGACCGTTGTTACGTGATCGATCGCGGTTACGAACAATTTTCGCTGTTCAACGCGATCGTCGATGTCGGCAGCAGCTACGTTTGCCGCATCCGCAACGACCGCACGTTTACGGCTGACGAGGTTCGCGAACTGGACGACGAGGCGCGGGTGGCGGGAGTGTTGGAAGACGCCATCGGCCAACTCGGCTCGCCCAAGTCGCGACGGATTGAGCATCCGCAGCATCGCGTGCGACGGGTTGTGATTCGCGCCGAAACGCATCCCAAACGAGGCGGACGCAAACGGGCCGCCGCCACGCACGACGTCGTACTGGTGACGAACTTGCTGGACGTGCCGGCGGAAATCCTTGCGTTGATTTATCGCTGCCGCTGGATGATCGAATTGTACTTTCGGTTTTTGAAACATGTGCTGGGCTGCCGCAAGTTATTAAGCGACTGTGACAACGGAATCGAAATTCAAACGTACTGTGCGATCATCGCTTGCCTGCTGATCAGCCTAGTGACCGGCCGCAAGCCGACGCTGCGGACGTATGAAATGCTTTGTTATTACTTCCAAGGTTTGGCGGATGAAGAAGAACTACTGGCCCACATAAACCGTTTGCCGCCGCACGCCACGACAAGCGTCTAA
- a CDS encoding DUF6159 family protein codes for MFARIANGWELAKASLNVLRLDKELMLFPLISGFCCLLVLASFAVPLWNTEYFQVVMDDQQAPQNPLAYVIMFAFYFVNYFVIIFFNSALVACAVLRFQGQNPTLSDGLGAASRRLPQILGWALVAASVGMILKVIESKSERVGQIVTGLIGMAWSITTFFVVPVLVVEKADPMTAFKRSASIIRKTWGEALSANFGIGIITFLCCLPCFAVIALGAYLISSAGAVVGGVVIGIGVLSLLLVSLISTTLDSIVLAALYLYAADGTVPQYFDAGMLSGSFARK; via the coding sequence ATGTTTGCACGTATTGCCAATGGTTGGGAGCTTGCCAAGGCCAGCCTGAATGTGTTGAGGTTGGATAAGGAATTGATGCTGTTTCCCCTGATTAGCGGGTTTTGCTGTTTGCTGGTGCTGGCCAGTTTTGCGGTGCCGTTGTGGAATACCGAATACTTTCAAGTCGTGATGGATGACCAACAGGCGCCGCAAAATCCGCTGGCCTATGTCATCATGTTCGCGTTTTATTTCGTGAACTATTTTGTGATCATTTTTTTCAACTCCGCACTCGTTGCCTGTGCGGTGCTGCGGTTTCAGGGGCAGAATCCGACGTTGTCCGACGGGCTGGGGGCGGCTTCGCGCCGGTTGCCGCAGATCTTGGGCTGGGCGTTGGTGGCCGCTTCGGTGGGGATGATCCTCAAGGTGATCGAATCGAAATCGGAACGCGTCGGGCAAATCGTGACCGGCTTGATTGGGATGGCGTGGTCGATCACGACGTTTTTTGTGGTCCCGGTGTTGGTGGTGGAAAAGGCCGATCCAATGACGGCGTTTAAACGGTCCGCGTCGATCATTCGTAAAACATGGGGCGAGGCGCTCTCGGCGAATTTTGGGATTGGCATCATCACGTTTCTGTGTTGTCTGCCTTGCTTTGCCGTCATTGCGCTGGGGGCCTATCTGATCAGCTCTGCCGGCGCCGTGGTGGGCGGAGTCGTGATTGGGATCGGGGTGTTGTCCTTGCTGTTGGTTTCGTTGATTTCGACGACGCTGGATTCGATAGTCTTGGCGGCGCTGTATCTGTATGCCGCCGACGGCACCGTGCCGCAATACTTTGACGCCGGCATGCTTTCCGGTTCGTTTGCCCGCAAATAA
- a CDS encoding class I SAM-dependent rRNA methyltransferase — MSENPSEVETETTIAADADSALAALPVVVIKKRRALPFFSRHPWVFTGAIARVEGDPAAGAEVQVVTDRGEFIARGLFNPHSNIRVRLYSWRADCAVDETFLSERLDAALALRRDVLDRNQPESACRLVASEADGLSGLTVDRYGKWLVLQLTSFALAERRDVIVRLLKEKLSPAGILLRTEKGIRDAEGLQLSDGLLEGEAPPSPMFIEEFGVQYGLDLLQGQKTGFYLDQRDNRAAFAKYTAGRSVLDLFCYTGGFGLSAMVNGGARGVLGADASEAALKIAQANAELNGVADRMAFEKGDAFRVLDRLREEGQQFGAVVLDPPKMARHRSAVPSALKGYAQLNRAAMELLSPNGILVTCSCSGLVSRADFEAALAKAAIDAGRNLQILETRGPAADHPASVFCPENHYLDCYICRVE, encoded by the coding sequence ATGTCGGAAAACCCCAGCGAAGTTGAAACCGAAACCACGATCGCAGCGGATGCGGATTCTGCGCTCGCTGCCTTGCCTGTGGTGGTGATAAAAAAACGTCGCGCGTTGCCATTTTTTTCGCGGCATCCGTGGGTTTTCACTGGAGCAATTGCGCGTGTTGAAGGTGATCCGGCTGCCGGTGCTGAAGTGCAAGTTGTCACCGATCGCGGCGAATTTATCGCACGGGGATTGTTCAATCCGCACAGCAACATCCGCGTGCGGTTGTATAGCTGGCGGGCGGATTGTGCGGTGGATGAGACATTTCTCTCCGAGCGACTCGACGCGGCGCTTGCTTTGCGGCGCGATGTTCTTGATCGAAATCAACCCGAATCAGCGTGCCGGTTGGTGGCGAGCGAAGCGGATGGACTGTCGGGCTTAACGGTCGATCGCTACGGCAAATGGCTGGTGTTGCAATTAACCAGTTTCGCACTGGCGGAGCGTCGAGATGTGATTGTACGTTTGCTCAAAGAAAAGCTCTCGCCTGCGGGGATTTTGTTGCGGACAGAGAAGGGAATCCGCGACGCTGAAGGCTTGCAGCTCTCCGACGGACTGTTGGAAGGTGAAGCGCCGCCGTCGCCGATGTTCATTGAAGAATTTGGCGTGCAGTATGGATTAGATTTACTGCAGGGACAAAAGACGGGGTTTTACCTCGACCAGCGCGACAATCGCGCAGCGTTCGCAAAATATACGGCCGGGCGCAGCGTGTTGGATTTGTTTTGCTATACGGGCGGATTTGGACTGAGCGCGATGGTCAATGGCGGCGCCCGCGGGGTGTTGGGGGCGGATGCTTCGGAAGCGGCGTTGAAAATTGCCCAGGCGAATGCCGAACTCAACGGCGTTGCCGATCGGATGGCGTTTGAAAAAGGGGATGCGTTTCGCGTGTTAGATCGACTGCGCGAAGAAGGCCAACAGTTCGGTGCCGTTGTTTTAGATCCGCCGAAGATGGCGCGGCATCGCAGCGCGGTGCCGTCGGCGCTGAAGGGTTATGCGCAATTGAATCGCGCAGCCATGGAGTTGCTGTCCCCCAATGGCATCCTAGTGACGTGCAGTTGCTCGGGACTAGTGAGCCGTGCGGACTTTGAAGCGGCATTGGCCAAGGCGGCGATTGATGCCGGGCGGAATCTGCAAATCCTAGAAACCCGCGGCCCAGCGGCCGATCATCCGGCATCGGTGTTTTGTCCGGAGAATCATTATCTGGATTGTTATATTTGCCGTGTGGAGTAG